In Sphingobacterium zeae, one genomic interval encodes:
- a CDS encoding hybrid sensor histidine kinase/response regulator transcription factor, which yields MNKYSLIICFFIFWGQCVLGIDLSRYRFHLMPETSYYGGIQSIAKDSLGRMWYTGPDALFMYDGNSFYQLNDIVSAMKPKQKWGYGSLICDRKGNLFLASGQGLLKFNYERFSFHIVVPGVIRSVCVHHDGQVYVLSENSLLRYNPQNERIESFLLPKNKSFQNILSVKDQVFLTQDAILHTVEMSKKRLVQFADFSNTANQVNDVVEYRGLYYFLTPRGGIHVTDLTGNLKQKIPVAVAGNSFVLTKKMYLDQTGVIWVATQGGLFLYDPANEGSSTLRMNLNDIYSLPNNSIWTIYPDPDQGVWIGTYGGKIAYCSLYDSRVRYFKPSPGGLNHPIVSSFQEDHLGNIWIGTEGGSLNYWDRKKDQFIHPEKSQDRGPSPNMIKRLKFDEASKSLLISAYNGGIGSYDVNNQRFSSFDFRSPESQQLLTVYDFANDQEGNWWMTDPDKSFLYRKNRQGPIEMVRIKDSKGNKLNLEIEALYVNNQNQLCLISHQGFFVVNTHTLTVLKHYMVKDASYSVNNLCSYAVASNGDVWLGTLGKGVNVLKRDGTYINYSASNGFPAKMVFGILEDAFTKNVWLSTSDGLFFFDLKSRKFEKARFYQEDNIGSFYIHAAYKTSKGEMLFGGTNGFLLFDPTYLNKNPQKPKVFFTGFLVNNTLVKPDDGSSILSKDIGSLSNQKGDKIRLSSNQSNVEIKFSANSYLFAEKNQFAYRMLGLGEDWQISHPNQKSVQFLNLPGGDYTFEIKSSNNDGLWGDQISRLYIHVDPPFFLSWWAYCFYAAFAFALLFFIMRYYSDKRVFKERLALERLREHNMQELNQARIDFFTNISHDLKTPLTLVLQPLKQLKETIVANDTALVYMDLIERNVTRIQRMISQLLRFREIESQKITLNPQVGDFINFVRDIFSLFELYANKKGVETHISAYKDNLYVAFDYDVIEKILTNLFSNALKYTPDNGYVGVRIYNATPEEKERFSSLDPTEIEYISIEVINTGDCFSEEQIATLYTSFNRLSSHRPTFEESSGLGLAIVKELVEVLEGKIWMVNKTDKISFTISLPLRKQARAGDMQPNVYDYTVSEIDDIITQDIATPETGAISIKKTDNILLIEDDQQLRGYLEQRLAEKYNVYAASDGEEGLIKAEKIYPQLIITDLIMPNRSGLDVCRSLRQNFKTSHIPIIMISGTGDDNQNKIKALEFGANVFIDKPFHIDYLLQQTETILRNQQELKEKYSKHFQVDPSNVTVTSMDEELLVKAIQVIEENIANASYSVEDFVADMNVGRTILYQKINDIVGMSIKEFILNMRLKRSAYLLEKSDLTIAEVAYQTGFNNAKYFSVCFKKQFELSPSDFKKKVSSGNK from the coding sequence ATGAATAAATACAGTCTAATAATTTGTTTTTTTATTTTCTGGGGACAATGTGTTCTCGGTATTGATCTTTCGAGATACCGGTTTCACCTCATGCCCGAAACTTCGTATTATGGCGGTATACAAAGCATTGCCAAAGACAGTTTAGGACGTATGTGGTATACCGGACCCGATGCACTTTTTATGTATGATGGCAATAGCTTTTATCAGTTAAACGATATCGTTTCGGCGATGAAGCCAAAGCAGAAATGGGGCTATGGTTCTTTAATTTGCGATAGAAAAGGAAATCTATTTTTAGCGTCGGGGCAGGGTTTGTTAAAATTTAATTACGAACGGTTTTCATTTCATATCGTTGTCCCCGGAGTAATTCGTTCAGTTTGTGTACATCATGATGGTCAAGTTTACGTGCTCTCGGAAAATAGTTTACTCCGCTATAATCCACAAAATGAACGCATAGAAAGTTTTTTGTTGCCCAAAAACAAGTCTTTTCAAAATATATTGAGTGTCAAAGACCAGGTATTTTTAACGCAAGATGCAATCTTACATACCGTAGAAATGTCTAAAAAGCGCCTTGTTCAGTTTGCGGATTTTAGCAATACAGCAAATCAGGTAAACGATGTAGTTGAATACCGTGGGCTATATTACTTTTTAACACCGCGGGGAGGAATACATGTCACAGATTTGACAGGTAATTTAAAGCAGAAAATTCCGGTAGCCGTTGCTGGAAATTCATTCGTTTTAACGAAAAAAATGTACTTAGACCAAACTGGGGTGATCTGGGTGGCTACCCAGGGTGGATTATTCCTTTATGATCCCGCCAATGAAGGTAGCAGCACCTTGCGGATGAACCTGAACGATATTTATTCATTGCCCAATAACTCCATTTGGACAATCTATCCCGATCCGGATCAGGGTGTTTGGATAGGTACTTACGGCGGTAAAATCGCCTATTGCTCGCTTTACGATTCGAGAGTACGTTACTTTAAACCGAGCCCTGGCGGTCTGAATCATCCCATTGTCAGTAGTTTTCAGGAAGATCATCTTGGAAATATATGGATCGGTACAGAAGGGGGGAGCCTAAATTACTGGGATAGGAAAAAAGATCAGTTTATCCATCCCGAAAAGTCGCAGGATAGGGGGCCAAGTCCCAATATGATTAAGCGGCTTAAGTTTGACGAAGCAAGCAAGAGCCTGTTAATTTCTGCCTATAATGGTGGAATTGGAAGTTATGATGTAAACAATCAGCGTTTCAGTAGTTTCGATTTCCGCTCTCCGGAAAGCCAGCAACTGCTGACGGTGTATGATTTTGCAAACGATCAGGAAGGTAACTGGTGGATGACAGATCCCGACAAATCATTTTTATATCGCAAGAACCGGCAAGGTCCGATAGAAATGGTTAGAATCAAGGATTCCAAAGGCAATAAGTTGAATCTAGAAATAGAAGCATTATATGTGAATAATCAAAACCAGCTCTGTTTAATTAGCCATCAGGGATTTTTTGTCGTAAATACCCATACGCTAACCGTTTTAAAGCACTATATGGTCAAGGATGCTTCCTATTCTGTAAATAATCTGTGCAGTTATGCCGTGGCTTCGAATGGCGATGTATGGCTAGGGACCTTAGGGAAAGGTGTAAACGTGCTCAAAAGAGACGGAACGTATATCAATTATAGTGCAAGTAATGGTTTTCCGGCAAAAATGGTATTCGGTATTTTAGAAGATGCTTTTACGAAAAATGTGTGGTTAAGTACCAGTGATGGTCTTTTTTTCTTCGATTTGAAATCCAGGAAATTTGAAAAAGCGAGATTCTACCAGGAAGATAATATCGGTTCATTTTATATACATGCTGCTTACAAAACTTCTAAAGGCGAAATGCTGTTTGGCGGCACCAATGGCTTTTTACTTTTTGATCCTACGTACCTTAATAAAAATCCGCAAAAACCAAAAGTTTTCTTTACAGGATTTCTGGTGAACAATACCTTGGTGAAACCTGATGACGGATCGTCGATTTTGTCCAAAGACATTGGAAGCCTGTCCAACCAAAAGGGAGATAAGATAAGGCTTTCTAGTAATCAGTCTAATGTCGAAATTAAGTTTTCGGCGAATAGCTATCTATTTGCCGAAAAGAATCAGTTTGCTTATCGGATGTTAGGGCTTGGCGAAGATTGGCAAATTAGTCATCCCAACCAAAAATCTGTACAGTTTCTCAACCTCCCGGGCGGAGATTATACCTTCGAAATCAAGTCTTCCAACAATGATGGGCTATGGGGGGATCAAATATCACGATTATACATCCACGTCGATCCCCCATTTTTCTTGTCCTGGTGGGCCTATTGTTTCTATGCAGCTTTTGCATTTGCATTGCTGTTTTTTATTATGCGATATTATAGTGATAAAAGAGTTTTTAAGGAGCGGTTGGCACTTGAGCGTTTAAGAGAACACAATATGCAAGAGCTGAATCAGGCACGTATCGACTTTTTTACCAATATTTCGCACGATCTAAAAACACCACTAACCTTGGTATTACAGCCGCTTAAGCAACTCAAAGAGACTATTGTGGCCAATGATACTGCTTTGGTTTACATGGATTTAATAGAGCGGAATGTCACCAGAATACAACGCATGATTAGCCAATTGCTGCGTTTTCGGGAAATTGAGAGCCAAAAAATTACGCTCAATCCGCAGGTTGGTGATTTTATCAATTTTGTAAGGGATATATTTAGCCTATTTGAGCTCTACGCCAATAAAAAAGGCGTTGAAACCCATATCTCCGCGTACAAGGACAATTTATATGTTGCCTTTGATTATGATGTTATCGAAAAAATATTGACTAATCTGTTCTCAAATGCCCTAAAATATACACCCGATAATGGTTATGTGGGCGTACGTATCTATAACGCCACGCCCGAAGAAAAAGAACGGTTTTCTTCCTTAGATCCGACAGAAATCGAATACATTTCCATTGAAGTTATAAATACCGGCGATTGTTTTTCGGAAGAACAGATAGCGACGCTTTACACTTCTTTCAATCGCCTATCTTCTCATCGGCCAACTTTTGAAGAAAGTTCAGGACTTGGACTTGCCATAGTGAAAGAACTGGTAGAGGTGCTTGAGGGTAAAATATGGATGGTCAATAAGACCGATAAAATTTCATTTACCATTTCCCTACCTTTAAGAAAACAGGCCAGGGCAGGCGACATGCAACCTAACGTATACGATTACACCGTTTCTGAAATTGACGATATTATCACACAGGATATTGCAACGCCCGAAACAGGGGCTATCTCCATAAAAAAAACAGATAATATCCTGCTCATTGAAGATGACCAACAACTCCGGGGTTATTTGGAACAACGTCTGGCTGAAAAATATAATGTATATGCGGCAAGTGACGGAGAAGAGGGGTTAATAAAAGCTGAAAAAATCTATCCGCAGCTCATTATTACCGATCTAATCATGCCTAATCGGAGCGGTCTGGATGTTTGTCGTAGCCTAAGGCAAAACTTCAAGACTAGCCATATTCCCATTATTATGATTTCGGGTACCGGAGATGACAATCAGAATAAAATAAAAGCATTGGAATTTGGTGCAAATGTATTTATTGATAAACCTTTTCATATTGACTATCTGTTGCAACAAACAGAAACCATTTTAAGAAACCAGCAGGAATTAAAAGAAAAATACAGCAAACATTTTCAAGTGGATCCGTCCAATGTTACCGTCACCTCGATGGACGAGGAGCTATTAGTTAAGGCCATTCAGGTCATTGAAGAAAACATTGCTAACGCCAGTTATTCCGTAGAGGACTTTGTGGCCGACATGAACGTGGGCAGAACCATTCTATATCAAAAGATAAACGATATTGTGGGCATGTCGATCAAAGAGTTTATTCTGAATATGCGCTTGAAAAGAAGCGCTTATCTGTTGGAGAAATCAGATTTGACCATTGCGGAAGTTGCTTATCAGACCGGGTTTAACAATGCCAAATACTTTAGTGTCTGTTTTAAAAAACAGTTTGAACTGAGCCCTTCAGACTTTAAGAAGAAAGTTTCCAGCGGGAATAAATAA